One genomic segment of Alicycliphilus denitrificans K601 includes these proteins:
- a CDS encoding response regulator has protein sequence MTATPITLFLIDDHTLLRRGLVALLSQYGDLCVVGEAGDAAEALRLLPQLRPDVILLDNHLPGVRGVDAIAGLREASQGSRVIMLTVSEDGEDLGAALRHGAQGYLLKTIDGDLLAQAIRRAARGEPVVSPEMMGKLVAAFQSQGAPEPDPGPMPQEDPAPQLSPREQEVLREIARGASNKEIARQLSIAETTVKIHVQHILRKLGLTSRVQAAVYASDRQRAE, from the coding sequence ATGACCGCCACCCCCATCACGCTGTTCCTGATCGACGACCACACGCTGCTGCGCCGCGGGCTGGTGGCCCTGCTGTCGCAGTACGGCGACCTGTGCGTGGTGGGCGAGGCGGGCGACGCCGCCGAGGCCCTGCGCCTGCTGCCGCAGCTGCGGCCCGACGTGATCCTGCTGGACAACCACCTGCCCGGCGTGCGCGGCGTGGATGCCATCGCCGGGCTGCGCGAGGCCTCGCAGGGCAGCCGCGTGATCATGCTCACCGTGAGCGAGGACGGCGAGGACCTGGGCGCGGCGCTGCGCCACGGCGCCCAGGGCTATCTGCTCAAGACCATCGACGGCGATCTGCTGGCCCAGGCCATACGCCGCGCCGCGCGCGGCGAGCCCGTGGTCAGCCCCGAGATGATGGGCAAGCTGGTGGCGGCCTTCCAGTCCCAGGGCGCGCCCGAGCCCGACCCCGGGCCCATGCCCCAGGAAGACCCGGCCCCGCAGCTGTCGCCGCGCGAGCAGGAGGTGCTGCGCGAGATCGCCCGGGGCGCGAGCAACAAGGAAATCGCGCGCCAGCTTTCTATCGCCGAGACCACGGTGAAGATCCACGTGCAGCACATCCTGCGCAAGCTGGGCCTGACCTCGCGCGTGCAGGCGGCGGTCTACGCCTCGGACCGGCAACGCGCCGAATAG
- a CDS encoding MFS transporter: MASASHPAAQDSRRNRQAWSVLIVSTLAFTVCFMVWMMFGVIGIPIKKMLNLNATQFGLLTAMPVLTGSLVRVPLGIWTDRYGGRIVMALLMAATVPAIWFMGSATEYWHFLVIGLFVGLAGGSFSVGTPYVARWFPRQRQGMAMGVYGAGNSGAAVNKFVAPVILVAFGWAAVPHVYAAIMLGTLVLFWLFSYSDPAHLVPSHVKFSDQLKALKDPKVLKYCQYYSIVFGGYVALSLWMVQYYVGEYGLDIRVAALLAACFSLPGGVLRAIGGVLSDKYGAHSVTWWVMWVCWICLFLLSYPQTDFTVVTVDGPKTFHIGLNVYVFTALMFALGIAMAFGKASVFKYISDDYPGNIGTISGIVGLAGGMGGFILPIMFGVLMDWTGIRSSAFMLMYGVVWVSLIWMYFTEVRRTDLMASQGTSGTVPASR, translated from the coding sequence ATGGCATCCGCGTCGCACCCTGCGGCACAAGACTCCCGCCGCAACCGCCAGGCCTGGTCGGTGCTCATCGTGAGCACCCTGGCCTTCACCGTCTGCTTCATGGTCTGGATGATGTTCGGCGTCATCGGCATCCCGATCAAGAAGATGCTGAACCTCAACGCCACCCAGTTCGGCCTGCTCACGGCCATGCCCGTGCTCACGGGCTCGCTGGTGCGCGTGCCGCTGGGCATCTGGACCGACCGCTACGGCGGGCGCATCGTGATGGCGCTGCTCATGGCTGCCACCGTTCCCGCCATCTGGTTCATGGGTTCGGCCACCGAGTACTGGCACTTCCTCGTGATCGGCCTGTTCGTGGGCCTGGCCGGGGGCTCGTTCTCTGTCGGCACGCCCTACGTGGCGCGCTGGTTCCCCAGGCAGCGCCAGGGCATGGCCATGGGCGTGTACGGCGCGGGCAACTCGGGCGCGGCCGTCAACAAGTTCGTGGCGCCCGTGATCCTGGTGGCCTTCGGCTGGGCCGCCGTGCCGCACGTCTACGCGGCCATCATGCTGGGCACGCTGGTGCTGTTCTGGCTCTTCAGCTACAGCGACCCGGCCCATCTGGTGCCGAGCCACGTGAAGTTCTCCGACCAGCTCAAGGCGCTCAAGGACCCGAAGGTGCTCAAGTACTGCCAGTACTACAGCATCGTGTTCGGCGGCTACGTGGCCCTGTCGCTGTGGATGGTGCAGTACTACGTGGGCGAATACGGCCTGGACATCCGCGTGGCGGCGCTGCTGGCCGCCTGCTTCTCGCTGCCCGGCGGCGTGCTGCGCGCCATCGGCGGCGTGCTCTCGGACAAGTACGGCGCGCACAGCGTCACCTGGTGGGTGATGTGGGTGTGCTGGATCTGCCTGTTCCTGCTGTCGTACCCGCAGACGGACTTCACCGTCGTCACCGTGGACGGCCCCAAGACCTTCCACATCGGCCTGAACGTCTACGTGTTCACCGCGCTGATGTTCGCGCTGGGCATCGCCATGGCCTTCGGCAAGGCGAGCGTGTTCAAGTACATCAGCGACGACTATCCCGGCAACATCGGCACGATCAGCGGCATCGTGGGCCTGGCGGGCGGCATGGGCGGCTTCATCCTGCCCATCATGTTCGGCGTGCTCATGGACTGGACGGGCATCCGCTCCAGCGCCTTCATGCTGATGTACGGCGTGGTCTGGGTCTCGCTGATCTGGATGTATTTCACCGAGGTGCGCCGCACCGACTTGATGGCTTCGCAGGGCACCTCCGGCACGGTGCCGGCGTCCCGCTGA
- a CDS encoding NarK family nitrate/nitrite MFS transporter produces MSANSATQRDSRAGRLLTLWTPEDKQFWEREGEAVAKLNLWISVPALFLAFAIWQVWSVVAVNLPALGFKYSTNQLFWLAAAPALSGATLRIFYSFMVPVFGGRRWTALSTASLLIPAIGIGYAVQDNTTGYPTMLVLALLCGLGGGNFSSSMANISFFFPKERKGSALGVNAGLGNLGVSVVQFLSPLVITAGVFGVFGGDSQTIVKNGEHVQVWAQNAAFIWVPWIAIASVAAWFGMHDIADAKASFAAQAAIFRAKHNWIMCWLYLGTFGSFIGFAAGFPLLIKSQFPDVNPLAYAWLGPLLGALIRPFGGWLSDKVGGGVVTFWNFIVMALAVLGVLFFLPKGMSAYAFPFGPAQGSFTGFFLMFLVLFCTTGIGNGSTFRMIPVIFLNQKLRLLRGNDEAAQAQAIKDGNTEGAAAVGFAGALGAYGGFFIPKSYGSSIAATGGPEFALWMFAVFYVACIVITWWYYSRKNAEMPC; encoded by the coding sequence ATGTCTGCCAATTCCGCTACGCAACGGGACAGCCGCGCCGGCCGGCTGCTCACGCTCTGGACCCCCGAGGACAAGCAGTTCTGGGAACGCGAGGGCGAGGCCGTGGCCAAGCTCAACCTGTGGATCTCGGTGCCCGCGCTGTTCCTGGCCTTCGCCATCTGGCAGGTCTGGAGCGTGGTCGCCGTGAACCTGCCGGCCCTGGGCTTCAAGTACTCGACCAACCAGCTGTTCTGGCTGGCCGCGGCGCCGGCGCTGTCGGGCGCCACGCTGCGCATCTTCTATTCCTTCATGGTGCCGGTGTTCGGCGGACGGCGCTGGACGGCGCTGTCCACGGCCTCGCTGCTGATCCCGGCCATCGGCATCGGCTACGCGGTGCAGGACAACACCACCGGCTACCCCACCATGCTGGTGCTGGCGCTGCTGTGCGGCCTGGGCGGGGGCAACTTCAGCTCCAGCATGGCCAACATCAGCTTCTTCTTCCCGAAGGAGCGCAAGGGCTCGGCCCTGGGCGTGAACGCCGGCCTGGGCAACCTGGGCGTGTCCGTGGTGCAGTTCCTGAGCCCGCTGGTCATCACCGCGGGCGTGTTCGGCGTCTTCGGCGGCGACTCGCAGACCATCGTGAAGAACGGCGAGCACGTGCAGGTGTGGGCGCAGAACGCGGCCTTCATCTGGGTGCCGTGGATCGCCATCGCCTCGGTGGCCGCCTGGTTCGGCATGCACGACATCGCCGACGCCAAGGCCAGCTTCGCCGCGCAGGCCGCGATCTTTCGCGCCAAGCACAACTGGATCATGTGCTGGCTGTACCTGGGCACCTTCGGTTCCTTCATCGGCTTTGCCGCCGGCTTCCCGCTGCTCATCAAGAGCCAGTTCCCCGACGTGAACCCGCTGGCCTACGCCTGGCTGGGGCCGCTGCTGGGCGCCCTGATCCGGCCCTTCGGCGGCTGGCTGTCGGACAAGGTGGGCGGCGGCGTGGTCACCTTCTGGAACTTCATCGTCATGGCGCTGGCCGTGCTCGGCGTGCTGTTCTTCCTGCCCAAGGGGATGAGCGCCTATGCCTTCCCCTTCGGTCCGGCGCAGGGCAGCTTCACGGGCTTCTTCCTGATGTTCCTGGTGCTGTTCTGCACCACCGGCATCGGCAATGGATCGACCTTCCGCATGATCCCCGTGATCTTCCTGAACCAGAAGCTGCGCCTGCTGCGCGGCAACGACGAGGCCGCGCAGGCCCAGGCCATCAAGGACGGCAATACCGAGGGCGCGGCCGCCGTTGGTTTCGCCGGCGCGCTCGGGGCCTATGGCGGTTTCTTCATTCCCAAGAGCTATGGCAGCTCTATCGCGGCCACGGGTGGACCCGAGTTCGCGTTATGGATGTTTGCTGTTTTCTATGTCGCCTGTATCGTTATCACTTGGTGGTATTACTCGCGCAAGAACGCCGAGATGCCTTGCTGA
- a CDS encoding nitrate reductase subunit alpha, with the protein MSHFLDRLSYFAQPRETFSQGHGQTNGEDRTWEDAYRDRWAHDKVVRSTHGVNCTGSCSWKIYVKGGIVTWETQQTDYPRTRPDLPNHEPRGCARGASYSWYLYSANRVKYPMVRGRLLKHWRAALAVAKSPVDAWAAIVQNDEARREWQKQRGLGGFVRSTWDEVNQMIAAANVYTIKQYGPDRIIGFSPIPAMSMISYAAGSRYLNLIGGVPMSFYDWYCDLPPSSPQVWGEQTDVPESADWYNSNFIIAWGSNVPQTRTPDAHFFTEVRYKGAKIVSVTPDYSEVAKLADLWMHPKQGTDAAVAMAMGHVILKEFYFDKRSAYFDDYARRYTDLPLLVVLKEKQLPDGRTAMVPDRYVRASDFGDKLGQSNHPDWKTVAYDVDGKVALPNGSIGFRWGKEGRPDQGLWNLEAKEAQGGNDVKLKLSVLEDGAQAHEVVDVAFPYFGGIESPNFKANDQGGDVIVRRVPITHLELSGEGVAGRVAVATVFDLQVANYGVLRGLAGEERDDGYDANAPYTPAWQESITGVPRDQVIAVARQFADNADKTHGRSMVIIGAAMNHWYHCDMNYRGIINMLMMCGCIGQSGGGWSHYVGQEKLRPQTGWTALAFALDWIRPPRQQNSTSFFYAHTDQWRYEKLGVEEVLSPLADKSGYQGSMIDFNVRSERMGWLPSAPQLQLNPLQVVKDAQAKGVDPKDYVVQSLKDGSLTLSCEDPDNPLNWPRNMFVWRSNILGSSGKGHEYFLKHLLGTTHGVQGKDLGPQEAKPQEVKWHANAPEGKLDLLVTLDFRMSTTCLYSDIVLPTATWYEKNDLNTSDMHPFIHPLSAAVDPAWQARSDWEIYKGFAKAFSEVCEGHLGVEKEVVLTPIMHDTPAELAQPYGVKDWKNGEIDLIPGVTAPQITVVERDYPNTYQRFTALGPLMDRIGNGGKGISWNTETEVAQLGDLNGRVREEGATQGRPRIVSDIDATEVVMMLAPETNGHVACKAWEALSKQTGRDHVHLALHREDEKIRFRDIQAQPRKIISSPTWSGLESEKVSYNAGYTNVHELIPWRTLTGRQQFYQDHPWMRDFGEGFVSYRPPVHLKTLHEVEGKKPNGNPEIALNFITPHQKWGIHSTYSDNLHMLTLNRGGPVIWLSEDDARRGGIVDNDWVELFNANGAIAARAVVSQRVNPGMVLMYHAQEKIINTPGSEITGTRGGIHNSVTRIVLKPTHMIGGYAQYSYGFNYYGTIGTNRDEFVLVRKMRRVDWMDEEAGQSTASAHA; encoded by the coding sequence ATGAGCCATTTTCTCGACCGTCTCTCGTATTTCGCGCAGCCGCGCGAGACCTTTTCGCAGGGCCACGGCCAGACCAACGGCGAAGATCGCACCTGGGAGGATGCCTACCGCGACCGCTGGGCGCATGACAAGGTCGTGCGCTCCACCCATGGCGTGAACTGCACCGGCTCGTGCTCGTGGAAGATCTACGTCAAGGGCGGCATCGTCACCTGGGAAACCCAGCAGACCGACTACCCGCGCACGCGGCCCGACCTGCCTAACCACGAGCCGCGCGGCTGCGCGCGCGGCGCCAGCTACAGCTGGTACCTGTACAGCGCCAACCGTGTGAAATACCCGATGGTGCGCGGCCGCCTGCTCAAGCACTGGCGCGCGGCACTGGCCGTGGCCAAGAGCCCGGTCGATGCCTGGGCCGCCATCGTGCAGAACGACGAGGCGCGCCGCGAATGGCAGAAGCAGCGCGGCCTGGGCGGCTTCGTGCGCAGCACCTGGGATGAGGTCAACCAGATGATCGCCGCGGCCAACGTCTACACCATCAAGCAGTACGGGCCCGACCGCATCATCGGCTTCTCGCCGATCCCGGCCATGTCGATGATTTCCTATGCCGCCGGCTCGCGCTACCTGAACCTCATCGGCGGCGTGCCCATGAGCTTCTACGACTGGTACTGCGACCTGCCGCCGTCGAGCCCCCAGGTGTGGGGCGAGCAGACCGACGTGCCCGAATCGGCCGACTGGTACAACAGCAACTTCATCATCGCCTGGGGCTCCAACGTGCCGCAGACGCGCACGCCCGACGCGCACTTCTTCACCGAGGTGCGCTACAAGGGTGCGAAGATCGTCTCCGTCACGCCCGACTACTCCGAGGTGGCCAAGCTCGCCGACCTGTGGATGCACCCCAAGCAGGGCACCGACGCGGCCGTGGCCATGGCCATGGGCCATGTGATCCTCAAGGAGTTCTACTTCGACAAGCGCTCGGCGTACTTCGACGACTACGCGCGCCGCTACACCGACCTGCCGCTGCTCGTGGTCCTGAAGGAGAAGCAGCTGCCCGACGGCAGGACCGCCATGGTGCCCGACCGCTACGTGCGCGCCAGCGACTTCGGCGACAAGCTGGGCCAGTCCAACCACCCCGACTGGAAGACCGTCGCCTACGACGTGGATGGCAAGGTGGCGCTGCCCAATGGCTCCATCGGCTTCCGCTGGGGCAAGGAAGGCCGCCCGGATCAGGGGCTGTGGAACCTGGAGGCCAAGGAGGCGCAGGGCGGCAACGACGTCAAGCTCAAGCTCTCGGTGCTGGAGGACGGCGCGCAGGCGCATGAAGTGGTCGACGTGGCCTTCCCCTACTTCGGCGGCATCGAGTCGCCCAACTTCAAGGCCAACGACCAGGGCGGCGACGTGATCGTGCGCCGCGTGCCCATCACCCATCTGGAGCTGAGCGGCGAAGGCGTTGCGGGCCGCGTCGCCGTGGCCACGGTGTTCGACCTGCAGGTGGCCAACTACGGCGTGTTGCGCGGCCTGGCCGGCGAGGAGCGCGACGACGGCTACGACGCCAACGCCCCCTACACGCCGGCATGGCAGGAGAGCATCACCGGCGTCCCGCGCGACCAGGTGATCGCCGTGGCGCGCCAGTTCGCCGACAACGCCGACAAGACGCATGGCCGCAGCATGGTCATCATCGGCGCGGCGATGAACCACTGGTACCACTGCGACATGAACTACCGCGGCATCATCAACATGCTGATGATGTGCGGCTGCATCGGCCAGTCGGGCGGCGGCTGGTCGCACTACGTGGGCCAGGAAAAGCTGCGCCCGCAGACCGGCTGGACGGCGCTGGCCTTCGCGCTGGACTGGATCCGTCCGCCGCGCCAGCAGAACTCCACGAGCTTCTTCTACGCTCATACCGACCAGTGGCGCTACGAGAAGCTGGGCGTCGAGGAGGTGCTCTCGCCGCTGGCCGACAAGAGCGGCTACCAGGGCAGCATGATCGACTTCAACGTGCGCTCCGAGCGCATGGGCTGGCTGCCGAGCGCGCCGCAGCTGCAGCTCAATCCGCTGCAGGTGGTCAAGGACGCGCAGGCCAAGGGCGTGGATCCCAAGGACTACGTGGTGCAGTCGCTCAAGGACGGCTCGCTCACGCTGAGCTGCGAAGACCCCGACAACCCGCTGAACTGGCCGCGCAACATGTTCGTGTGGCGCTCCAACATCCTGGGCTCCTCGGGCAAGGGCCACGAGTACTTCCTCAAGCACCTGCTGGGCACCACCCACGGCGTGCAGGGCAAGGACCTGGGGCCGCAGGAAGCCAAGCCGCAGGAGGTCAAGTGGCATGCCAACGCGCCCGAAGGCAAGCTGGATCTGCTGGTCACGCTGGACTTCCGCATGAGCACCACCTGCCTGTATTCCGACATCGTGCTGCCCACGGCCACCTGGTACGAGAAGAACGACCTGAACACCAGCGACATGCACCCCTTCATCCACCCGCTGTCGGCGGCAGTGGACCCGGCCTGGCAGGCCAGGAGCGACTGGGAGATCTACAAGGGCTTCGCCAAGGCCTTCAGCGAGGTGTGCGAGGGCCACCTGGGCGTGGAGAAGGAAGTGGTGCTCACGCCCATCATGCATGACACGCCCGCCGAACTGGCACAGCCCTATGGCGTCAAGGACTGGAAGAATGGCGAGATCGACCTGATCCCGGGCGTCACCGCGCCGCAGATCACGGTGGTCGAGCGCGATTACCCCAACACCTACCAGCGCTTCACGGCTCTGGGGCCGCTGATGGACCGCATCGGCAACGGCGGCAAGGGCATCAGCTGGAACACCGAGACCGAGGTGGCGCAGCTCGGCGACCTGAACGGCCGCGTGCGCGAGGAAGGCGCGACACAGGGCAGGCCGCGCATCGTCAGCGACATCGACGCCACCGAGGTGGTGATGATGCTCGCGCCCGAGACCAACGGCCACGTGGCCTGCAAGGCCTGGGAGGCGCTGTCCAAGCAGACCGGGCGCGACCACGTGCACCTGGCGCTGCATCGCGAGGACGAGAAGATCCGCTTCCGCGACATCCAGGCGCAGCCGCGCAAGATCATCTCCTCGCCCACCTGGTCGGGCCTTGAGAGCGAGAAGGTCAGCTACAACGCCGGCTACACCAACGTGCACGAGCTGATCCCATGGCGCACCCTCACGGGCCGCCAGCAGTTCTACCAGGACCACCCCTGGATGCGCGACTTCGGCGAGGGCTTCGTGAGCTACCGACCGCCCGTGCACCTCAAGACGCTGCACGAGGTCGAGGGCAAGAAGCCCAACGGCAACCCCGAGATCGCGCTGAACTTCATCACGCCGCACCAGAAATGGGGCATCCACAGCACGTACAGCGACAACCTGCACATGCTCACGCTCAACCGCGGCGGCCCGGTGATCTGGCTCAGCGAGGACGACGCCAGGCGTGGCGGCATCGTGGACAACGACTGGGTGGAGCTGTTCAACGCCAACGGCGCCATCGCCGCGCGCGCGGTGGTGAGCCAGCGCGTGAACCCCGGTATGGTGCTCATGTACCACGCGCAGGAAAAGATCATCAACACCCCGGGCTCGGAGATCACGGGCACGCGCGGCGGCATCCACAACTCCGTCACGCGCATCGTGCTCAAGCCCACGCACATGATCGGCGGCTACGCGCAGTACAGCTACGGCTTCAACTACTACGGGACCATCGGCACCAACCGCGACGAGTTCGTGCTGGTGCGCAAGATGCGCCGCGTCGACTGGATGGATGAGGAGGCGGGCCAGAGCACGGCCAGCGCCCATGCCTGA
- the narH gene encoding nitrate reductase subunit beta encodes MKIRAQIGMVLNLDKCIGCHTCSVTCKNVWTSRPGMEYAWFNNVESKPGIGYPKEWENQDKWNGGWTRLADGSIVPRQGGKWKLLMRIFANPNLPQIDDYYEPFTFDYDHLQSAPESKAAPTARPRSLITGQRMEKIEWGPNWEEILGGEFAKRSADVNFEQVQKDMYGQFENTFMMYLPRLCEHCLNPACVASCPSGSIYKREEDGIVLIDQDKCRGWRMCVSGCPYKKIYYNWQTGKAEKCIFCYPRIEAGQPTVCSETCVGRIRYLGVLLYDADRIQEAASVERDRDLYEAQLGIFLDPNDPEVIRQAKLDGIADNWLEAARNSPVYKMAVDWKVALPLHPEYRTLPMVWYVPPLSPITSAANAGHVGVNGEIPDVSQLRIPVQYLANMLTAGDTGPVVRALERMLAMRAYQRGLHVDKVQNMAVLQQAGLTVHDVQDMYQVMAIANYEDRFVIPSTHREYAENAFDVRGGCGFSFGNGCSDGASDVSIFGGKKPRTIPIKAVV; translated from the coding sequence ATGAAAATACGCGCACAAATCGGCATGGTGCTGAACCTGGACAAGTGCATCGGCTGCCACACCTGCTCGGTCACCTGCAAGAACGTATGGACCAGCAGGCCCGGCATGGAGTACGCCTGGTTCAACAACGTCGAATCCAAGCCCGGCATCGGCTACCCCAAGGAATGGGAGAACCAGGACAAGTGGAACGGCGGCTGGACGCGCCTGGCCGACGGCTCCATCGTCCCGCGCCAGGGGGGCAAGTGGAAGCTGCTCATGCGCATCTTCGCCAACCCCAACCTGCCGCAGATCGACGACTACTACGAGCCCTTCACATTCGACTACGACCACCTGCAGTCGGCGCCGGAGTCCAAGGCCGCGCCCACCGCGCGCCCGCGCAGCCTGATCACGGGCCAGCGCATGGAGAAGATCGAGTGGGGCCCGAACTGGGAGGAAATCCTGGGCGGCGAGTTCGCGAAGCGCAGCGCCGACGTGAACTTCGAGCAGGTGCAGAAGGACATGTACGGCCAGTTCGAGAACACCTTCATGATGTACCTGCCGCGCCTGTGCGAGCACTGCCTGAACCCGGCGTGCGTGGCATCGTGCCCCTCGGGCTCGATCTACAAGCGCGAGGAAGACGGCATCGTGCTCATCGACCAGGACAAGTGCCGCGGCTGGCGCATGTGCGTCTCGGGCTGCCCGTACAAGAAGATCTACTACAACTGGCAGACCGGCAAGGCCGAGAAGTGCATCTTCTGCTACCCGCGCATCGAGGCGGGCCAGCCCACGGTGTGCTCCGAGACCTGCGTGGGCCGCATCCGCTACCTCGGCGTGCTGCTCTACGACGCCGACCGCATCCAGGAAGCGGCCAGCGTGGAGCGCGACCGCGACTTGTACGAGGCGCAGTTGGGCATCTTCCTCGACCCCAACGACCCTGAAGTGATCCGCCAGGCCAAGCTCGACGGCATCGCCGACAACTGGCTCGAAGCTGCCAGGAACAGCCCGGTGTACAAGATGGCGGTCGACTGGAAGGTGGCGCTGCCGCTGCACCCCGAGTACCGCACGCTGCCCATGGTCTGGTACGTGCCGCCGCTCTCGCCCATCACCTCGGCGGCCAACGCCGGCCACGTGGGCGTGAACGGCGAGATCCCCGACGTGTCGCAGCTGCGCATTCCCGTGCAGTACCTGGCCAACATGCTCACCGCCGGCGACACCGGCCCCGTGGTGCGCGCGCTCGAGCGCATGCTGGCCATGCGCGCCTACCAGCGCGGCCTGCACGTGGACAAGGTGCAGAACATGGCCGTGCTCCAGCAGGCGGGGCTGACGGTGCACGACGTGCAGGACATGTACCAGGTCATGGCCATCGCCAACTACGAAGACCGGTTCGTGATCCCTTCCACGCACCGCGAATACGCCGAGAATGCCTTCGACGTGCGCGGCGGCTGCGGCTTCTCGTTCGGCAACGGCTGCTCCGACGGCGCCTCCGACGTCAGCATCTTCGGCGGCAAGAAGCCGCGCACCATCCCCATCAAGGCCGTGGTCTGA
- the narJ gene encoding nitrate reductase molybdenum cofactor assembly chaperone: MFKKTPESMRLTLRALARLVAYPDAGLRAQMPTLVDALQSEQVLPAARMAELQALVQQICAMDPYEAEERYVDTFDRGRQTSLHLFEHIHGDSRERGPALIDLTQTYEKAGLYLDAQELPDHLGVVLEFASTQPAQVAREFLAEMAHILNALFTALQAKGSPYASVVAAVLEAAGEKAQAVAIAPEPGLDEAWAEPEAFDGCATRGQNRPGQPQPLHFVRNARSNPSSQGVSP, encoded by the coding sequence ATGTTCAAGAAGACACCCGAGAGCATGCGCCTGACGCTGCGGGCGCTGGCGCGCCTGGTGGCCTATCCCGACGCCGGGCTGCGCGCGCAGATGCCCACGCTGGTCGACGCGCTGCAGTCCGAGCAGGTTCTGCCCGCGGCCCGCATGGCCGAGCTGCAGGCCTTGGTGCAGCAGATCTGCGCGATGGACCCGTACGAGGCCGAGGAGCGCTACGTCGATACCTTCGACCGCGGCCGCCAGACCTCGCTGCACCTGTTCGAGCACATCCACGGCGACTCGCGCGAGCGCGGCCCGGCGCTGATCGACCTGACGCAGACCTACGAGAAGGCCGGCCTGTACCTCGATGCGCAGGAGCTGCCCGACCACCTCGGCGTGGTGCTGGAGTTCGCATCGACCCAGCCCGCGCAGGTGGCGCGCGAATTCCTGGCCGAGATGGCGCACATCCTGAATGCGCTGTTCACCGCGCTGCAGGCCAAGGGCAGCCCCTACGCCAGCGTGGTCGCCGCCGTGCTCGAGGCCGCCGGCGAGAAGGCCCAGGCGGTGGCGATCGCGCCCGAGCCCGGGCTCGACGAAGCCTGGGCCGAACCCGAGGCCTTCGACGGCTGCGCCACGCGCGGGCAGAACCGCCCCGGCCAGCCCCAACCCCTGCATTTCGTGCGCAACGCGCGCTCCAACCCCTCTTCCCAAGGAGTCTCGCCATGA
- the narI gene encoding respiratory nitrate reductase subunit gamma has product MTAWIDHFLFGLYPYICLAVFFIGSWVRFDRDQYTWKSDSSQLLRTGSLRWASNLFHIGVLFLFFGHFVGMLTPHALYEPFISAGNKQLLAMVSGGAAGLLAFIGVTLLLHRRLTDARIRATSKTSDIALLWIFWVQLALGLATIPLSAQHLDGSVMMRLAEWGQRIVTFRSGAVEMLVGTGWIFKVHLFLGMTVFLIFPFTRLVHIWSGFGTLAYVLRPYQLVRARRLNVPAGQNQPRRSL; this is encoded by the coding sequence ATGACCGCCTGGATCGACCATTTCCTGTTCGGCCTGTACCCGTACATCTGCCTGGCCGTGTTCTTCATCGGCAGCTGGGTGCGCTTCGACCGCGACCAGTACACGTGGAAGAGCGACTCCTCGCAGCTCTTGCGCACCGGCAGCCTGCGCTGGGCCAGCAACCTGTTCCACATCGGCGTGCTGTTCCTGTTCTTCGGCCACTTCGTCGGCATGCTCACGCCGCACGCGCTCTACGAGCCCTTCATCAGCGCCGGCAACAAGCAACTGCTGGCCATGGTCTCGGGCGGCGCCGCCGGCCTGCTCGCCTTCATCGGCGTGACGCTGCTGCTGCACCGGCGCCTGACGGACGCGCGCATCCGCGCCACCAGCAAGACCAGCGACATCGCGCTGCTGTGGATCTTCTGGGTGCAGCTGGCGCTGGGCCTGGCGACCATCCCGCTGTCGGCGCAGCACCTGGACGGCTCGGTCATGATGCGCCTGGCCGAATGGGGCCAGCGCATCGTCACCTTCCGCTCCGGCGCGGTCGAGATGCTGGTGGGCACGGGCTGGATCTTCAAGGTGCACCTGTTCCTGGGCATGACGGTGTTCCTGATCTTCCCGTTCACGCGCCTGGTGCACATCTGGAGCGGTTTCGGCACGCTGGCCTATGTGCTGCGCCCCTACCAGTTGGTGCGCGCACGGCGCCTGAACGTGCCGGCCGGGCAGAACCAGCCGCGCCGCTCGCTCTGA